The Thermodesulfobacteriota bacterium region GGGGGGGGGGGGGGGCGCCCAGGCCGGAGCGGAGGCCGCTGCCTCCACCGGCAACGGCAGGCGCGAGTCCTACCACCACAGGCCCATCCCGCGCATGACCAACACAATCATAGCCCCGGGCGAAGGCGGCCCCGAGGCCATCGTCCGCTCCGTCAAGAAGGGGCTCTTCGTAAGGAAGATGGGCGGCGGGCAGGTCAATACCGTAAACGGGGAGTTCGTCTTCGAGGTCACGGAGGGCTACCTCCTGGAGAACGGCAAGGTTGGCGAGCCCGTGCGGGGCGCCACGCTTACCGGCAGCGGCCCGGAGATATTAAAGACCATAGACATGGTCGGCAGCGACCTCGGCTTCGGCATCGGCACCTGCGGCAAGGACGCCCAGGGCGTGCCCGTGGCCGACGCCCAGCCCACCATACGCATCCCCGAGATAGTGGTGGGCGGAGGGGTTAAGGCGTAAAGCCCCTCCCGTGTTGTGGGCGGTCACGGTGCTGCCGCACGGGCAATGTCTATGCGGCTCCAGTACGACTTTCATGCCGCATGCCCTAACGGTAGTTCCTAAATTTAAAACCCCGTCACGGTGCTGCCGCACGGTCAACGTCTATGCGGCCCCAGTACGACTTTCATGCCGCATGCCCCAACGGTCGTCCCGAAATTTAAAACCCCGTCACGGGGTGTTGACGGGGGAGGGTGTAAAAGATTATAATATGGAAAAAAGATATTGCGGTTGTTTTATATCTTAAGGCTCGGGAAGGTGACGGTCGTGAAAAAGATACTCTTTCTGTTGGCAATAGTTCTCGTGGCGGCCCCGGCCATGGCAAAGATATTCAAGTGGACGGACGATAAAGGCAAAGTCCACGTTACCGACAACTACCACTCCGTGCCGGAGAAGTACAGGGAGCAGTTCGCGGAGGAGATGAAGAAGGAACAGTCCTCACCCGGCTCTTCGTACCAGGGCACCACTTCCACGACCAGGGTGAAGAACAAACTTGACTCCTTCTGCGACGAGGCAAGAGACGCAAGGAACCTGCCCCTGCGGCGGATACAACAACTGCTTGAGGATGCCGCGATGCTCGAGCCCGACCTCCGTGATCTGGAGGTCGGCGGGAGGGACTATTCGAACACACCTGTCGCGGCCAGGCCGCCTTCCGGGCCGAGAGGGCCGGGCGGTTCGGGCGGAAGCGGCCCGATCGGCTATAAGGATATGGCCCTTAAGCGTTTTTCAACCTGCAAGATGGCTCTGGTCAGCGCGCTCCAGAACAGGCAGAACCAACAGAAGGAAAGAATCAGGAAGATGGAGGAGTTCAAGGAGGGTTCGAAGAGAAGCCGGTAGGCATACATTATAGGGCAGAGGAGATACTATGAACCGATTCGGGATTGGAAAAATACTTTTGATCGCGGCTTTTTTTGCCGCGCAGAGCACCGTTCAGACACCGGACGCCTTCGCCTGGGAGCTGGTGGAGGGGTCCAAAGCCCCGATCAGCAGGGGAGAGCTCATCAAGGCGGTCAAAAAGGGCAAGCCCGTTATCGCCAGGATCATACAGGGCGACGATATTATCGAGCTTATAAAGGATACGGACTATGACATAAAGATATCGGATTCGGTTATCGAAGGCGGGTTGGACTTCAGGAAGCTGCCGAAGGTGGCCTTGAAGGAGGAGAGCCTGCCCGACGGGTGGAGTGACGAGGACAAAGCTGCTTTTGTCACGGCCAAAGGACCTTATATCAAGAAGGTCCGCATAGTGACGAACGCTATAACCATAAACTCCTCGGAGATAAAGTCCGTCGAGGGCGTCGGTTCGATCCGGGCGAAGAAGACTTTTTTTAATAAAAAAATTATTTTCAAAAAGGTCGTACTTGACGGCAAGGCCTCTTTTTCAGACGCCCTCTTTGACGACAAGGTGAGGTTCATGTCGGTTGACTTCAACGGGGGCGGGGTCTTCACCGGAGCCCTCTTTAAGAAAGAGACGTACTTCAGGGTCGCCGTGTTCGGTGCCGAGTCGTATTTTTCCGGTGCCGAATTCAAGGAGAAGGTGGTATTCAATGCCATCTTCAAGGAAAGGGCGGGCTTTTCAGGCGCGACCTTCTACGGGCGCGCGGCTTTCTCGGATACGGGCTTTCAAAATGACGTGCGCTTCTCGGGCGTAGTGTTCAAGGGCATGGCCCTGTTTGACGAGGCGATATTCGGAGAGCGGGCGTACTTCGCGGGTGTGGAGTTCATGGGGCATACGGACTTCTCGGATGCCGTGTTTACCGGGGTGGTCTACTTCTCGGGGACCGTCTTCAAGGAGGAGACGCATTTTATGCGCGCCGCCTTCAAGGGGTTTTCGTTCTTCCCCGGCGCGAGGTTCCTGGATAAGCTCTCTTTTGAAAAGGCGCGCTTCAGCAAAGACCCTATATTCTCCGGCGCGGTCTTCATCGGAGACCCCCCTCCCGTATTACCGCCCTCTCTCGTAAGGTAGGGCCAGGTGCGGACCATGACGAAGAAGCTCTTAACGGCCGCCGCCGCGTTCCTTCTGATTCCTTCCCTTTACTCCTGCGGAACTCATGAGATGGCCGCCGGGGGCCCCGGGGGGGGAGGCGGGGGCGTAGAACACGCCGAGCACGTCCATACGAAAGGGGACGAGTTCACCTTCTACGAGGAACTCGAAGGCAGGGCCCCGGACTTCACGCTCGTAAACCAGGACGGAGAGGAAGTAAGCCTTTCGGACTGGAGGGGCAAGGTCGTGGTGATAACCTACATATATACCCACTGCACGTATGCCTGCCCCCTCCTGGAGTCCAAGCTCATAACACTACAGAACACCTTCGGGGAAAGGCTCGGCAAGGACCTTATCCTCGTCTCCATGACCGTCGACCCGGAGAGGGACACCCCGGAGGCTTTAAGGGCCCACGCCCGCCTTCTCGGCGCGGACCCCACGGGGTGGGTCTTCCTTACCGGCAGCCGTGAAGATATCGATAAGGCCCTCGCCGCGTACAAGATAAGGTATACGAAGAGCAAGGACGGGGAATATAACCATACCAACAGCACCACGATTATCGACAGAGAGGGCAACCTCGCCTACAGGTTGAACGGGCTCCATTACCCCAGAAAGGTCCTGGTCGAGAGGACTAAAGAGGCGCTCGGGAGGAAAGAGTAGCAGCGTCAACCGGGTTGCCCGCCATGAACTCCGTATTCGTAGCCATATTCGCCTTTGCGGCCTACATCCTTGCCTACCGTTTCTACGGCCGGTTCCTCAGCCGGAAGATATTCGATATAGACCCCGACAGGCTCACCCCGGCCCACGAGTTCCGCGACGGGGTGGACTTCGTTCCCACCAAAAAGCATATCCTCTTCGGCCACCACTTCACCTCCATAGCCGGAGCGGGCCCTATAGTGGGTCCCGCCATAGCGGTCATCTGGGGCTGGCTACCGGCCCTTGTATGGGTGGTATTCGGCTCTATCTTCATGGGCGCGGTGCACGACTTCGGCGCTCTCGTCGTCTCGGCCAGGCACGGCGGCAGGACCATCGGGGACGTAACGAAGGAGCTCATAGGGCCGAGGGCCAGGAGCCTCTTCCTCCTCTTGATATTTTTCGCGCTCCTTATCGTAATCGCGGTCTTCGCGCTCGTTATAGGCATACTCTTCATCGACTACCCGGCCACCGTGCTCCCGGTATGGATAGAGATGCCGATAGCCGTGGCACTCGGCTTTCATATCTATAAGCGCTCCGGCAGCACGCTTCTTGCTTCTATTTCGGCACTTGCTCTTCTTTATGTCTTTATCTACATAGGGATGAGCGTGCCTATCGAGATGCCGCCCTTTGTAATGAATAGCGTTATACTCTCATGGGTGGTGGTGCTTCTGGTATACGCCTACGTGGCCTCGATCCTGCCCGTGTGGGTGCTGCTCCAGCCCCGGGACTATATAAACTCCCACCAGCTCTTAGTGGGGCTCGGGCTCCTCTACCTGGCGCTCTTTATCGCCCGGCCCGAGATCGTGGCCCCGGCGGTGAATATGCACCCCGAGGGCGCGCCCGCCATGCTGCCGTTCCTCTTCATAACGATAGCCTGCGGGGCGATATCCGGCTTCCATTCTCTGGTGAGCTCCGGCACGACCGTGAAGCAGCTGGATAACGAGCGGGACATGCCCTTTATAGGTTACGGCTCGATGCTCGGCGAGGGGGTGCTCTCTGTGATGGCCATACTGGCCTGTACGGCCGGGTTCGCCACTCTTACGGATTGGAACGCGCACTACGCGAGTTGGAACTCGGCGGCAGGGCTCGGGGCCAAGGTGGGGGCGTTCGTAGAGGGCGGGGCCGGGTTTCTCGGGGCCGTGGGTTTCAGCCACGAGCTCGGAGCGGCGCTCGTGGCCGTGCTCGTAATAAGCTTTTGCGCCACTACGCTCGATACCGCAACGAGGCTCCAGAGATACGTGGTGGCCGAGCTTGCCGATAACTACGGGCTCACTCCGCTAAAGGGCCGACACCCGGCCACCATGGTGGCGGTCGCCTCGGCCTTCGCCCTGAGCATGATAAATAACGGCAAGGGCGGGCTCATAATGTGGCCGCTCTTCGGAACGGTCAATCAGCTCATGGCAGGGCTCGCTCTCCTTGCCATAACTATGTATCTCGTGAGGCGCGGGAAGCCCGTCTACTATACGTTCATTCCCATGGTATT contains the following coding sequences:
- a CDS encoding metallopeptidase TldD-related protein, coding for GGGGGAQAGAEAAASTGNGRRESYHHRPIPRMTNTIIAPGEGGPEAIVRSVKKGLFVRKMGGGQVNTVNGEFVFEVTEGYLLENGKVGEPVRGATLTGSGPEILKTIDMVGSDLGFGIGTCGKDAQGVPVADAQPTIRIPEIVVGGGVKA
- a CDS encoding DUF4124 domain-containing protein gives rise to the protein MKKILFLLAIVLVAAPAMAKIFKWTDDKGKVHVTDNYHSVPEKYREQFAEEMKKEQSSPGSSYQGTTSTTRVKNKLDSFCDEARDARNLPLRRIQQLLEDAAMLEPDLRDLEVGGRDYSNTPVAARPPSGPRGPGGSGGSGPIGYKDMALKRFSTCKMALVSALQNRQNQQKERIRKMEEFKEGSKRSR
- a CDS encoding pentapeptide repeat-containing protein codes for the protein MNRFGIGKILLIAAFFAAQSTVQTPDAFAWELVEGSKAPISRGELIKAVKKGKPVIARIIQGDDIIELIKDTDYDIKISDSVIEGGLDFRKLPKVALKEESLPDGWSDEDKAAFVTAKGPYIKKVRIVTNAITINSSEIKSVEGVGSIRAKKTFFNKKIIFKKVVLDGKASFSDALFDDKVRFMSVDFNGGGVFTGALFKKETYFRVAVFGAESYFSGAEFKEKVVFNAIFKERAGFSGATFYGRAAFSDTGFQNDVRFSGVVFKGMALFDEAIFGERAYFAGVEFMGHTDFSDAVFTGVVYFSGTVFKEETHFMRAAFKGFSFFPGARFLDKLSFEKARFSKDPIFSGAVFIGDPPPVLPPSLVR
- a CDS encoding SCO family protein — protein: MTKKLLTAAAAFLLIPSLYSCGTHEMAAGGPGGGGGGVEHAEHVHTKGDEFTFYEELEGRAPDFTLVNQDGEEVSLSDWRGKVVVITYIYTHCTYACPLLESKLITLQNTFGERLGKDLILVSMTVDPERDTPEALRAHARLLGADPTGWVFLTGSREDIDKALAAYKIRYTKSKDGEYNHTNSTTIIDREGNLAYRLNGLHYPRKVLVERTKEALGRKE
- a CDS encoding carbon starvation protein A, which codes for MNSVFVAIFAFAAYILAYRFYGRFLSRKIFDIDPDRLTPAHEFRDGVDFVPTKKHILFGHHFTSIAGAGPIVGPAIAVIWGWLPALVWVVFGSIFMGAVHDFGALVVSARHGGRTIGDVTKELIGPRARSLFLLLIFFALLIVIAVFALVIGILFIDYPATVLPVWIEMPIAVALGFHIYKRSGSTLLASISALALLYVFIYIGMSVPIEMPPFVMNSVILSWVVVLLVYAYVASILPVWVLLQPRDYINSHQLLVGLGLLYLALFIARPEIVAPAVNMHPEGAPAMLPFLFITIACGAISGFHSLVSSGTTVKQLDNERDMPFIGYGSMLGEGVLSVMAILACTAGFATLTDWNAHYASWNSAAGLGAKVGAFVEGGAGFLGAVGFSHELGAALVAVLVISFCATTLDTATRLQRYVVAELADNYGLTPLKGRHPATMVAVASAFALSMINNGKGGLIMWPLFGTVNQLMAGLALLAITMYLVRRGKPVYYTFIPMVLMLVFSAWAMVINIGNFLAAGNWLLISLGSGILVLEVWLVMEAVVVLRTLGSVSTDEAVPYPVGEGD